The following proteins are encoded in a genomic region of Papaver somniferum cultivar HN1 unplaced genomic scaffold, ASM357369v1 unplaced-scaffold_10, whole genome shotgun sequence:
- the LOC113326852 gene encoding uncharacterized protein LOC113326852 has product MNRRQNVHELISSVYPLLGNDGLMSPEHLTERIILSPCNEDVHKINVEALGNLLGEAYTYLAADKMIRDEHGRDSRFTTEFINNLNPPGSPPFKLDIKVGCTVMLLINLAPKEGLCNGTRLVVTRCGRYVIEAKIIIGEKAGDIVFIPRITFQPSPSELDIQMERRQIPYVLHMR; this is encoded by the coding sequence ATGAATAGACGTCAAAATGTGCATGAGCTAATATCTTCAGTGTACCCGCTACTGGGAAATGATGGACTAATGTCACCAGAACACTTAACCGAGAGAATCATTTTATCTCCATGTAATGAAGATGTCCATAAGATTAATGTGGAGGCATTAGGAAATTTGCTGGGTGAGGCTTATACATATCTTGCTGCTGACAAGATGATTCGGGATGAACACGGAAGGGATTCAAGGTTCACAACCGAATTTATCAACAATTTGAATCCACCAGGATCACCTCCATTTAAGCTAGACATTAAAGTTGGATGTACGGTTATGTTATTGATAAATCTTGCACCAAAAGAAGGTCTTTGTAATGGTACTAGACTGGTGGTCACGAGGTGTGGACGATATGTGATTGAAGCTAAAATCATAATAGGGGAAAAGGCTGGTGACATAGTATTTATCCCAAGAATCACTTTTCAACCTTCACCTTCGGAGCTAGACATACAAATGGAAAGACGCCAAATTCCATACGTGTTGCATATGCGATGA